A genomic stretch from Scheffersomyces stipitis CBS 6054 chromosome 6, complete sequence includes:
- the BUD22 gene encoding protein involved in bud site selection, which produces MWRLDLLEVKFHNCPARFPHTKKLLNARNNEKLLKRLPTSVKDADNEILALKKEYFDKKYYGSYKKLEKEINKVVKTEISKLKQDKTKNQSTINFLESGENVKLLITSKLVKSLTTSILINKDLKLNPPNYISEDVREIILDKSNIANPSKFFIQFCQNDKNLNNYFSNLWNNKSIKSIISEIEWSFKIVRGNLTTQEKDARRKATGREISDDEKEASIGDSEVSEDDDDEDHHEQEEEDMEELDTEGVYEKFAIYDKLVGDSDNEDEEQAPDLDPSINYNEVTDEEPSDESEEDEELDSDSSSDDGFFEQDESSKKSTKKEKKDYNLPQLASGYFSGGSDDEGEDVDNDKVVKDITTQRKNRRGQRARQKIWAQKYGREAKHVKSEIEKAASDRERRRLEYEERCRKREEKNNLAPTGSNTAPLGDRKVRNGVSPAPGPPSDTTKMHPSWEAKKLAEEKLKNVKFQGKKITFD; this is translated from the coding sequence ATGTGGAGACTTGATCTTTTGGAAGTGAAGTTCCACAATTGCCCTGCCCGATTTCCACATACAAAGAAGTTGCTTAATGCTAGAAATAACGAAAAGCTCTTGAAAAGATTACCTACCTCGGTCAAAGACGCAGACAACGAGATATTAGCACTCAAGAAAGAGTATTTTGATAAGAAGTACTATGGATcatacaagaagttggagaaggaGATCAATAAAGTAGTCAAAACTGAAATCTCTAAACTTAAACAAGACAAAACCAAGAATCAGTCAACTATCAATTTCCTTGAATCTGGTGAGAATGTCAAGCTTCTCATAACAtccaagttggtgaaaTCGTTAACAACATCAATATTGATCAACAAGGACTTGAAACTTAACCCTCCAAACTACATATCTGAAGATGTTCGTGAAATAATTTTAGATAAATCAAACATAGCCAATCCATCCAAATTCTTCATACAGTTCTGTCAGAACGACAAGAATCTAAACAActacttttccaatttaTGGAATAACAAAAGCATTAAAAGCATAATATCGGAAATAGAATGGTCTTTCAAAATCGTTAGAGGGAACTTAACAACACAAGAAAAGGATGCCCGTAGGAAGGCTACTGGAAGGGAAATAAGCGATGATGAAAAGGAAGCTTCCATCGGTGATTCTGAAGTAagtgaagatgatgacgatgaagatcatcatgaacaagaagaagaagacatggaagaattggacaCTGAAGGCGtatatgaaaaatttgcCATCTATGACAAACTTGTAGGGGACTCAGAcaatgaagacgaagagcAAGCTCCTGACTTGGATCCAAGTATTAATTACAATGAAGTCACGGACGAAGAACCTTCGGATGAGTcggaagaagatgaagaattggataGTGATTCTAGCTCCGATGATGGTttctttgaacaagacGAGCTGTCTAaaaaatcaacaaaaaaggaaaagaaggattATAATCTTCCTCAGTTAGCCAGTGGTTACTTCTCAGGTGGATCGGATGATGAAGGTGAAGATGTAGATAATGACAAGGTCGTTAAAGATATTACCACGCAAAGAAAAAATAGAAGGGGTCAAAGAGCAAGGCAAAAGATTTGGGCCCAAAAATATGGTAGAGAAGCTAAGCATGTCAAATCCgaaattgaaaaagcaGCAAGTgatagagaaagaagaagactcgAATACGAAGAAAGATGTCGGAAGAGGGAAGAGAAAAATAATCTTGCTCCAACAGGTTCCAATACAGCTCCTCTCGGAGACAGAAAAGTTAGAAATGGAGTATCACCTGCTCCTGGCCCCCCAAGCGATACCACTAAGATGCATCCATCGTGGGAGGCAAAGAAGTTGGCAGAAGAGAAACTCAAGAATGTCAAATTCCAGGGTAAGAAAATTACATTCGATTAA
- a CDS encoding predicted protein yields the protein MIKKNRRCAMRRKGSQKYCSEHIIYNESSSIVNTDTKLSEDERVPCPLDGKHTVWKKNLAVHLKKCNAKPVERTEEWFSKDINVKLKNSLGETEDITRSEDKTLDEKDLYSKYIPIIEGINFEPLQYRISEHSGLQQRLNEVLIQKHALQQSSLIGNIKDAKLLSPNNTFVEFGCGKAELSRFVNLCLLDDLKQKVNNEVTLENYGYGFIDRGVNRMKMDKKILKDCLDSPIEITPRIQRTRIDIKDLDLDKFINKLQPSKIVAISKHLCGAATDLTLKSLLNSSLLSDNRDKFGGLLIAMCCRHVCSYDQLLPKSREYLAEKGFKTPDSFRILKKMVSWAVCSKKEHAKNVERLEAEHISQLDYSSRERLGFVARRLIDESRVYALKSMLSGFEVKMFWYVEKDVTLENVCLYVGQEPM from the coding sequence AtgataaagaagaacagaagatGTGCTATGCGAAGAAAAGGTTCTCAAAAGTACTGTTCCGAACATATAATCTACAACGAAAGCAGCAGTATAGTAAACACCGATACGAAGCTCTCAGAGGATGAAAGGGTTCCGTGTCCTCTTGATGGAAAACATACagtttggaagaagaatctcGCTGTccacttgaagaaatgtaATGCCAAACCGGTTGAGAGAACCGAAGAATGGTTCTCAAAGGACATCAACGTAAAATTAAAGAACCTGCTAGGCGAGACAGAAGATATTACGAGGTCAGAGGACAAAACTTTGGACGAAAAAGACCTCTACTCCAAGTACATTCCTATTATAGAAGGAATTAATTTCGAGCCTCTACAGTATCGAATCAGCGAACATTCAGGCTTGCAGCAGAGGTTGAACGAAGTCCTTATACAAAAGCATGCCTTGCAACAGTCCTCGTTGATCGGGAACATCAAAGATGCTAAGCTTTTACTGCCAAACAATACGTTTGTAGAATTTGGATGCGGAAAAGCCGAATTGCTGAGATTCGTCAACCTCTGTCTTCTCGATGATTTGAAGCAGAAGGTAAATAACGAGGTAACACTAGAAAACTATGGATATGGGTTCATAGATCGTGGAGTCAATaggatgaagatggatAAGAAGATTTTAAAGGACTGCTTAGACTCTCCGATTGAAATAACACCCAGAATACAAAGAACTAGGATTGATATCAAGGATTTAGACTTGGACAAATTTATCAATAAGCTTCAACCTTCGAAGATTGTTGCAATCTCCAAACACTTGTGTGGTGCAGCCACCGATTTGACATTGAAACTGTTGCTCAATTCATCACTTTTATCTGATAATAGGGATAAGTTTGGCGGCCTATTAATTGCCATGTGCTGTAGGCATGTGTGCTCATATGACCAATTACTTCCTAAATCGCGAGAGTATCTTGCCGAGAAAGGTTTCAAGACTCCAGATTCGTTTCGAATACTCAAAAAGATGGTTTCATGGGCAGTGTGCAGTAAGAAAGAACACGCAAAGAATGTCGAGAGATTGGAAGCTGAGCATATAAGCCAATTGGATTACTCTAGTAGGGAGAGGTTGGGGTTTGTTGCTCGTAGATTAATTGACGAAAGCAGAGTATATGCATTGAAGTCCATGTTGAGTGGGTTTGAGGTGAAGATGTTCTGGTACGTCGAGAAGGATGTCACATTGGAAAATGTATGTCTCTATGTCGGCCAGGAGCCAATGTAA
- the TCT1 gene encoding Translationally controlled tumor protein homolog (TCTP) (go_component cytoplasm~go_function molecular function unknown), producing the protein MIIYTDVISGDELLSDAYDVKEVGGVIYEADCAMVTVGNGDIDIGANPSAEDGDEDVEDGAETVNNVVYSFRLQQTQFDKKSFLTYIKGYMKAVKAHLAEKNPEEVEVFEKGATAYVKKIVGSFNDWDFYTGESMDPDAMIVLLNYREDGTTPYVAIWKHGVKAEKI; encoded by the coding sequence ATGATTATTTACACTGACGTTATTTCTGGAGACGAATTGTTGTCTGACGCTTACGACGTAAAGGAAGTCGGTGGTGTCATCTACGAAGCTGACTGTGCTATGGTCACTGTTGGTAACGGTGACATCGATATCGGTGCCAACCCTTCCGCTGAAGACGGTGATGAAGACGTTGAAGACGGTGCTGAAACCGTTAACAACGTTGTCTACTCCTTCAGATTGCAACAAACTCAATTCGACAAGAAGTCTTTCTTGACTTACATCAAGGGTTACATGAAGGCTGTCAAGGCTCACTTGGCTGAAAAGAAcccagaagaagtcgaagtTTTCGAAAAGGGTGCCACCGCCTACGTCAAGAAGATTGTCGGTTCTTTCAACGACTGGGACTTCTACACAGGTGAATCTATGGACCCAGATGCCATGAttgtcttgttgaactACCGTGAAGACGGTACCACCCCATACGTTGCTATCTGGAAGCACGGTGTCAAGGCTGAAAAGATCTAA